A part of Streptomyces sp. NBC_01210 genomic DNA contains:
- a CDS encoding cyclophilin-like fold protein: MQIRISWPAGHLTATLEETPTSTALMGALPLASTAHTWGEEVYFDTTISPALEAAARQVVEPGTVAFWTEGDALALPYGPTPISRGDECRLAGPCNVLGRIDGDPRLLAPVRAGDPIRVERVEA, encoded by the coding sequence ATGCAGATACGGATCTCCTGGCCCGCCGGGCACCTGACCGCGACCCTCGAAGAAACCCCCACGAGCACGGCGCTCATGGGGGCTCTGCCACTCGCCTCCACCGCCCACACCTGGGGCGAAGAGGTCTACTTCGACACGACCATCTCCCCCGCCCTGGAGGCGGCCGCCCGGCAGGTGGTGGAACCGGGCACGGTCGCTTTCTGGACCGAGGGTGACGCACTCGCGCTGCCCTACGGCCCCACACCGATCTCGCGCGGCGACGAATGCCGGCTCGCAGGCCCGTGCAATGTCCTCGGCCGGATCGACGGCGATCCCCGCCTGCTGGCGCCGGTCCGCGCCGGCGACCCGATCCGCGTGGAGAGGGTCGAGGCCTAG